One segment of Rhodopirellula baltica SH 1 DNA contains the following:
- a CDS encoding tyrosine-type recombinase/integrase has protein sequence MMEAARTLRDKLLLTVLYATGLRVAEVARLQWSDFDFDRQQIRVQLGKGKKDRYVMLADDLLPLMRQLWRHTKGVGYLFPSEGRRVDRHLSPRTIQRAVKQARILSGIGKAVTPHSFRHSFATHLIESGTDIRFIQKLLGHTNLETTSLYTKVARMKATAVASPLDQLRDEPGSSSESSGRQPKPRPSVGRMRLEVDPNPDSNGAYAVTLGVWKDGQLLPLPGMRATMPRQDWVSLQIPLQDSWEPTLRCLPTAQRERLESPEFFSQVQREVAKQILRIRDAEPSQAIKT, from the coding sequence ATGATGGAGGCCGCTCGCACGTTGCGTGACAAACTGCTTCTCACCGTGTTGTATGCAACCGGTTTGCGAGTCGCGGAGGTCGCCCGTTTGCAGTGGTCGGATTTTGATTTCGATCGCCAACAAATCCGAGTTCAACTTGGCAAAGGCAAAAAAGATCGCTACGTCATGTTGGCCGACGATCTGTTGCCGCTGATGAGGCAGTTGTGGCGGCACACCAAAGGAGTTGGCTATCTGTTTCCTTCCGAAGGCAGGCGTGTCGACCGGCATCTTTCTCCGCGGACGATCCAACGTGCGGTCAAGCAGGCTCGGATTCTGTCGGGAATTGGCAAGGCGGTCACGCCGCACAGTTTCCGCCACAGCTTTGCGACGCATCTGATCGAATCCGGTACCGACATTCGGTTCATTCAAAAGCTGCTTGGGCACACCAATTTGGAAACCACCTCGCTGTACACCAAAGTCGCACGAATGAAAGCGACTGCGGTTGCCAGCCCACTGGATCAGTTGAGGGACGAACCAGGTTCATCGTCGGAGTCTTCCGGTCGGCAACCGAAGCCTCGGCCCTCCGTGGGCCGGATGCGGCTTGAGGTGGATCCGAATCCCGATTCAAACGGCGCGTATGCGGTGACGTTGGGCGTTTGGAAGGATGGTCAATTGCTTCCCCTGCCGGGAATGCGAGCGACGATGCCGCGCCAAGATTGGGTTTCCTTGCAAATCCCACTGCAAGACAGCTGGGAACCGACGCTGCGTTGTCTCCCCACGGCACAACGAGAGCGATTGGAGTCGCCCGAGTTCTTCTCGCAGGTGCAGCGAGAGGTTGCCAAGCAAATCCTGCGAATCAGAGACGCAGAACCTTCTCAGGCGATCAAGACCTAG
- a CDS encoding IS91 family transposase — protein sequence MKGVSMVLKRYGDQYIAKHGTRMTAQQKKVLRAVMACREDSLGTIQYACSGCGEVTHVPRSCCNRHCPACQHQRQQQWLASVQENLLPCQYFLITFTLPAGLREFAMAHPKVLYVAMMSAAAQALQQAATNPRHVGVSETGFTSVLHTWGRDLGYHPHVHVVVPAGGIDAGGVWQSSRASVFVPEQILERLFRGKLKDKLRSESYFDSIPDDVWKGRFVVDSEAVGSGEFAVAYLAPYVMRGAVANRRVTQCDESTSLEGASLTLQVKRSGTRQYKPMQMRVEEFIRRWLQHVLPAGFHRVRHYGFANARSKRSLEEVRWLVAVSLERQYELACSQQIVMAEPVAMQCPNCGGPMINLGYTPATTPLPQPARAPP from the coding sequence ATGAAAGGCGTTTCAATGGTCTTGAAACGCTATGGCGACCAGTACATCGCGAAGCATGGAACACGAATGACCGCCCAACAGAAGAAGGTCCTCCGCGCCGTGATGGCGTGCCGGGAAGATTCTCTGGGCACGATCCAGTATGCCTGCTCCGGTTGCGGTGAGGTCACTCATGTGCCTCGCTCGTGCTGCAATCGGCACTGCCCAGCGTGCCAGCACCAGCGTCAGCAACAGTGGCTCGCCAGTGTTCAAGAAAACCTGTTGCCGTGCCAGTACTTTCTGATCACGTTCACGTTGCCAGCCGGATTACGCGAGTTTGCGATGGCCCACCCCAAGGTCCTGTACGTCGCCATGATGAGTGCGGCGGCTCAGGCACTTCAGCAAGCAGCGACCAACCCGCGACATGTCGGCGTGAGCGAAACGGGATTCACCAGCGTGCTGCACACGTGGGGACGTGACCTGGGTTACCACCCGCACGTTCACGTCGTGGTGCCCGCCGGCGGCATCGACGCTGGCGGAGTTTGGCAAAGCAGTCGCGCCAGTGTGTTCGTGCCCGAGCAGATTCTGGAGAGGTTGTTTCGCGGAAAGCTGAAAGACAAACTGCGATCCGAATCGTACTTTGATTCGATCCCCGATGATGTCTGGAAGGGACGCTTCGTCGTCGACAGCGAAGCGGTCGGCAGCGGCGAATTCGCGGTCGCGTACTTGGCCCCGTACGTGATGCGAGGTGCGGTGGCCAATCGACGCGTCACGCAGTGCGACGAATCGACTTCGCTCGAAGGAGCCAGCTTGACGCTGCAAGTCAAACGCAGCGGAACGCGTCAGTACAAGCCGATGCAGATGCGTGTGGAAGAGTTCATTCGCCGTTGGCTCCAGCACGTGTTGCCGGCTGGCTTTCATCGTGTGCGTCACTACGGATTCGCCAACGCGCGCAGCAAGCGATCCCTCGAGGAGGTTCGCTGGTTGGTCGCTGTCTCACTGGAGCGTCAATACGAACTGGCTTGCAGCCAGCAGATCGTGATGGCGGAACCGGTCGCGATGCAGTGCCCCAACTGCGGCGGCCCGATGATCAACCTGGGCTACACCCCTGCCACGACACCTTTGCCGCAACCAGCCAGAGCGCCGCCATGA
- a CDS encoding tyrosine-type recombinase/integrase, which yields MTVPRDWPTLQAVRLPKSNTLPKVLVPERCWQLIDATVASHLQVIFRAMYSCGLRGVDVRHLRPQDVDADRMMLRVCTTKGHRQREVPLPQATLDAFRAHWATHRNPNWLFPATQRNTPASKADQPISARTIQRGFTKVTESLGWQDSGLTPHTLRHSYATAMLDAGVNLKVLQGYLGHKNL from the coding sequence GACTGGCCCACTCTGCAAGCAGTCCGTTTACCCAAGTCCAACACGCTCCCAAAGGTCTTGGTACCCGAGCGATGCTGGCAACTCATTGACGCCACCGTGGCGTCCCATCTGCAAGTCATCTTTCGGGCCATGTACTCCTGCGGACTCCGTGGCGTCGACGTTCGCCACTTGAGACCTCAAGACGTGGACGCCGATCGAATGATGCTCCGCGTTTGCACCACCAAAGGACACCGGCAACGCGAAGTCCCACTGCCTCAAGCTACCCTCGATGCGTTTCGTGCCCACTGGGCAACCCATCGCAATCCAAACTGGTTGTTTCCGGCGACGCAGAGAAACACTCCGGCGTCGAAGGCTGACCAACCCATCAGTGCCAGGACGATCCAGCGTGGGTTCACGAAAGTCACCGAGTCGCTGGGCTGGCAAGACTCCGGATTGACTCCGCACACACTGAGGCATTCCTACGCCACCGCGATGCTGGACGCCGGAGTCAACCTCAAGGTTCTGCAAGGCTACCTCGGACACAAGAACTTGTAA